The following are encoded together in the Lentimicrobiaceae bacterium genome:
- a CDS encoding dipeptidase translates to MENLKSFIKENQPRFLEELFGLIRIPSISSVPAHKEDMHKAAEYLKEHLLKIGATKAEVMPTEGHPVVYAERIISDNVPTVLVYGHYDVMPVDPIELWDSPPFEPEIRDGRIWARGANDDKGQSFMQLKAFEYMVSSGQMRVNVKFLLEGEEEMGSPSLAKWLPENKDLLKADIMLVSDTSMLGLDKPSITTGLRGLAYMEIEVTGPSHDLHSGLYGGAVANPANVLADIIASLHDENHKINIPGFYDDVLIVSEEERELMARAPFDINQYKENIKIKETLCEKGYSVNECTGIRPALDVNGIWSGYIGEGSKTVLPSKAFAKVSMRLVPNQDPKKIAKLFIDHIEKIAPNYVTVKVSEHHGGFPYVSPIDSVGYQAAAKAYETTFGKTPNPTRSGGSIPIISTFEQVLGVKSLLMGFGLDTDALHSPNENFQLACFDKGIETIAWFYKYYADAHDIVA, encoded by the coding sequence ATGGAAAATTTAAAATCATTTATTAAGGAAAACCAACCACGATTTTTGGAAGAATTATTCGGTTTAATCAGAATACCTTCGATAAGCTCTGTTCCGGCTCATAAAGAGGATATGCACAAAGCCGCCGAATATTTGAAAGAACATTTGCTAAAAATTGGAGCTACCAAAGCCGAAGTTATGCCAACAGAAGGACATCCTGTTGTTTATGCCGAACGTATAATTTCCGACAATGTGCCGACAGTCCTTGTGTACGGACACTATGATGTTATGCCTGTCGACCCGATTGAACTTTGGGATTCGCCACCTTTTGAACCCGAAATCAGAGATGGAAGAATATGGGCTAGGGGAGCCAACGACGATAAAGGACAGTCGTTTATGCAACTCAAGGCATTTGAATATATGGTTAGCAGCGGACAAATGAGGGTTAACGTCAAGTTTTTGCTTGAAGGTGAAGAAGAAATGGGCTCGCCGTCTCTTGCAAAGTGGTTGCCCGAAAATAAAGACCTACTAAAAGCCGATATTATGCTTGTTTCGGATACGTCGATGTTAGGATTGGACAAACCAAGCATTACAACCGGACTTAGAGGTTTAGCTTATATGGAAATTGAAGTTACAGGTCCAAGCCACGACTTACACTCAGGATTATACGGCGGTGCTGTTGCAAATCCGGCTAATGTGCTTGCCGATATTATTGCTTCTTTGCACGATGAAAACCATAAAATTAACATTCCGGGTTTCTACGACGATGTTCTTATAGTTTCTGAAGAAGAGCGTGAACTAATGGCTCGTGCTCCTTTTGATATCAACCAATACAAAGAAAACATCAAAATAAAAGAAACATTGTGCGAAAAAGGCTATTCGGTAAACGAATGCACAGGAATACGTCCTGCACTTGATGTTAATGGTATTTGGAGCGGGTATATAGGCGAAGGTTCTAAAACGGTTCTGCCTTCAAAAGCATTTGCTAAGGTTAGTATGCGATTAGTTCCTAATCAAGACCCTAAGAAAATAGCGAAACTATTTATCGACCATATAGAAAAGATTGCACCTAATTACGTTACGGTTAAGGTGTCGGAGCATCACGGAGGATTCCCATACGTTTCGCCAATCGATTCTGTTGGATACCAAGCTGCAGCAAAAGCATATGAAACAACATTCGGTAAAACGCCAAACCCAACACGTAGCGGTGGCAGTATTCCAATTATTTCTACTTTTGAACAAGTATTGGGAGTTAAATCACTTTTGATGGGCTTTGGCTTAGATACCGATGCATTACACTCGCCTAACGAAAACTTCCAGCTTGCATGCTTCGATAAAGGTATTGAAACAATTGCTTGGTTCTACAAGTATTATGCTGATGCTCACGATATTGTAGCGTAG